In Planctomycetia bacterium, the following are encoded in one genomic region:
- a CDS encoding YciI family protein, which produces MKFICLGYIDESKWDCLASGEQTSCMEECLAYDAELKRGGHFAGGMCLESVRHAVTLKHRTGGVEVTDGPFIETKEHLGGILILEARDLNHAIQLMSQHPGVKMGPFEIRALDEKLAAQVGATV; this is translated from the coding sequence ATGAAGTTTATCTGTCTCGGGTACATCGATGAATCGAAATGGGACTGCCTGGCGAGTGGCGAACAGACGTCGTGCATGGAGGAGTGCCTCGCGTATGACGCTGAATTGAAGCGCGGAGGGCACTTTGCAGGCGGGATGTGCCTGGAGAGCGTGCGGCATGCTGTGACGCTCAAGCATCGCACCGGGGGCGTGGAGGTCACCGATGGTCCGTTTATCGAAACGAAGGAACACCTGGGCGGAATCCTGATCCTCGAGGCGAGAGACTTGAACCACGCCATCCAATTGATGTCGCAACATCCCGGGGTGAAGATGGGACCGTTCGAAATCCGCGCCCTCGACGAGAAACTCGCGGCTCAAGTTGGAGCCACAGTTTAA